GAGCGTGATGTGATAGCCCCTACACTATATCGGAAGTTGAAAATCAGCCCGacgtggggcttgaacccacagccttgagatcaCTTTTAAGTAAGAGTCTCACGCTCTACCGATTGAGCTAGCCAGGCTGGACGATATTCTGAGCTAAAGTTAGAGCTCTCAATACAAAAATCTggaaagtcacgtgaccgaaaTTTTGAAGTTGATAATAAAACGCCTTACAGCTCATGGATTTCATAAACACAAAGGGATATGATGTAGGTGGAATTATTAACATTGTGAGCTTTCGTCTTTAACTTATTACCCTGATATACAACAAATAACCACCTTGTGATTCTGTTCCTCTGGCCGCTCGTGACACTTTATGGGTTAGGGTTCATAACAGATGTCGAGGATGACGATGCACCTCCACATCACCACTAATTAGCATGTTCGCGTTTGCCCAAAAGCTCGTGTCGCAGGCTGATAAGTATATCAACGAGGCCCGTGATGAGGTTGACGATCAGCCATGCTCTCACGGGTTCAGAATACTACACGTCGAGCCCAATTCAATTGCACAGAAGGCTGGCCTTGAAGCTCTCTACGATTTCATCATCGCTGTTGATGGAGAGACCGTGGACCATGAGACACAGGAACACAACCCTTACGCCAGACAATCACTTGACCAACCCGTTCAGGCACCCGTCGATCGACTTACCCAACGACTTACTGGTGACAATGTGACCCTGACTGTGTTCTCTTCCAAGGGACACACTGTCCGAAACGTCCAGGTTGATGCCAGCACCGCCAAGCCTGAGTTTACCGAACCCGATGCCATTCAGCTGGACTCTGTGCATGGAGGAGATTTCGTTCGTGGCAACGAGtacgacaaggaggccctcaaggaggccagCACACCACCAGGACTGGGTGTCAGTCTTCAGTACACTCCTCTCGATGTCGGTGACTACGTGTGGCACGTTCTTGACGTGGCCCCTAACTCTCCTGCCGAGCGAGCTGGTCTCATTGCCCACTCTGACTACATTGTTGGTGGCTCTGGCGGGTTGTTGGcctctggaggagaggaTCTGCTTTCGCGAGTCGTGGCTGTGCACTACtctcgacaagaagactgcCCCATTCAGCTCTTTGTTTACAACTCCGACTACAACATCACTCGGCCTGTTCTTATTATGCCCATGAGAGGTTGGGGAGGCGCGGGTCTTCTTGGCTGTGGTGTCGGGTATGGCCTTCTTCACCGACTGCCTGAGTTCCTGGGAGTTAACAGACCCGGCGACACTGTCTTCAACGCCGACGAACGAGCATCAGCATCACCTGCCCCCCCTCAGTCTTACCAGGCTCCTCCCCAAGGCGGTATTCCTGCTGTTGCTTACCAACCACCTTCCGCATacgctcctcctccccccaCCGGTGGTCCTCGGCGGGCCAAGAAGCCTGCTACTGCCATAAACGACTTCAGCGATTACTTTGCTGAGCAAGAGAAGTCTTCTCGAGAGGCTGACCGAATTTCTCTTGCTGCCCAGCCTGTCAAGGACATCCCCCCTCCTCCCAAGAAGGCGTAATCTTCTTGTTTCAAAGACTGGAGTTGCCGAAAGACTTTAACAAGTTGACGAGTCAGCCGATCAAACGCTGTACAGAACTCCCTCCCAGGCCTTTATGTATAAAACGAAAAATGATTTAACAACTGATATTTGTACCACTTTAATGTAGAAGTAATGAGATGACAGCCTTTCCGGAGACGAGCACCAAAGTTAGATGAAAGGGAGCCATAATGTAGGTTTCATACAAGCACTCGGACACTTGTCCCTACAGTAATTCCCATTTGAGACACCTGAACAAGTACGGGCACAGTAAttgtactacttgtagtacaagtagactgcaagtacatacataatGTACGATATTACAGCATGCACAAGAACATACACAAGTTAGCTTCAAGATATTGCTCTGTGTTTGCGTATTAAATACTTTCTCCGGTCCACATATAACTTTGCAAACAATATATTACAGTACACTTAAAGCTCATCATCAATCTTGCctcccttcttggccttggtaTCCTTGGCAggggcctcctcctcatcggCATGGGCGAGACCGTCAACCTTGTGGGTACCGTGCTCCTTGATGAATTGG
This genomic interval from Yarrowia lipolytica chromosome 1E, complete sequence contains the following:
- a CDS encoding uncharacterized protein (Compare to YALI0E03014g, weakly similar to uniprot|Q04410 Saccharomyces cerevisiae YDR517w GRH1 Yeast (GR)ASP65 (H)omologue, similar to Saccharomyces cerevisiae GRH1 (YDR517W); ancestral locus Anc_1.32) gives rise to the protein MFAFAQKLVSQADKYINEARDEVDDQPCSHGFRILHVEPNSIAQKAGLEALYDFIIAVDGETVDHETQEHNPYARQSLDQPVQAPVDRLTQRLTGDNVTLTVFSSKGHTVRNVQVDASTAKPEFTEPDAIQLDSVHGGDFVRGNEYDKEALKEASTPPGLGVSLQYTPLDVGDYVWHVLDVAPNSPAERAGLIAHSDYIVGGSGGLLASGGEDLLSRVVAVHYSRQEDCPIQLFVYNSDYNITRPVLIMPMRGWGGAGLLGCGVGYGLLHRLPEFLGVNRPGDTVFNADERASASPAPPQSYQAPPQGGIPAVAYQPPSAYAPPPPTGGPRRAKKPATAINDFSDYFAEQEKSSREADRISLAAQPVKDIPPPPKKA